Part of the Ornithorhynchus anatinus isolate Pmale09 chromosome X3, mOrnAna1.pri.v4, whole genome shotgun sequence genome, gcgcttaacggatgctattattaatgttattattcccctccaactctctcgccctccctctttctttcatttACCTTGGTTACTCCGCTCCTCGCTGCCTTCCCCACAACGTGGTCACCAGGGTGGAAGTGGAAAGCAGAAACGGGGGCAGAGGATAATGTGGGCTGGAGTTGCGAGGCGGGGAAGACGCCTCTTCACCATCTTGCTGACATCTGGGAGACCTTTCCGAAGtcactctgccgctcgtctgctgagcgaccttaggcaagtcacttccctgagcctcccagttccctcatttgcaaaacgggggttcactacccgttctccctcctacttagactttgagccccgtgcgggaccacagcgcttggcacacagcaagcgcttgacgaatagcACGGTCGCTATTATCCGGAGCGGAAGATGAAAGCGGAGTCTTTTCCGAAACCTCGGAGTCCTTGGAGTcccgggagaagggagagggtgaccgGCCCTGGTCCCCATCCCAGTTGGAAGGGGCTAaagcggactctcccaagccttcagcacagtgccccgcatagagtgagcgctcaataaatacgacggaagctACCCAGAGCCCCGAGAAGCCGCTGACAGGGACGGCTTTAGGCCACTCACCCATCTCCGTCGGTCGGGCTGGCTTGAAGGGCCGGTCGCGGGCAGACGCTGACAGATGGAAGGTGAGGCAGCCAGTTTTCACGGCTCTCTGCCCTCGGGGACTGATTAGTGACTCTGCGGGGTTGCGTTTGTGTGTACGGTGTCTGCGGTGTTTGTGTGAGCGTGATTAACCCGCCCTGTCAGTTGTACCCACCGTCCCTTCCCTGATGACACCTAAGCCCGGGACAAAATGAACCCAGAGTCCTCCCTGCCATTATCCACTCAGCGTCAACCCATCAGAGATGATacctgtggtgttcgttaagcgcttactacgtgccaggcaccgtactaagcatggggtagatagaggctaaacagattggacacggtgcacgtcccacttggggctcacagattaatccccattttacaggtgaggtaacagaggcccagagaagtgaagtgagttgcctgaggtcacgcagcagacaggtagcggagccgggattagaaccaaggtccttctgactcccgggcccgggttctatccactaggccacgctaagagcccgggcttgggagtcagaggacgtgggttctaatcccggccgcgcctcttgtctgccgtgtgacctcgggcaagtcacttcatttctctgggcctcggtggcctcatctgtaaaacggggatgaagagcgtgagccccacgtgatgaccttgtatctaccccagtgcttagaacggcgctctgcacatagaaagcacttaacaaataccatcatcatcatcatcattaatattataattattaaaagatGCCTTCGGCGAAACATGGCAACATCAGAACAGCAGCCTGCAGGCTTCAGAGATGGCACAGGCCCTACtatgggtggtatttattaagcccctactaggtgtcaggcactgtactaagcactgaggtagaaacaagctgcTGGACGCGGTtcacatcccacacggggctcacggtcttaatccccgttttacagatgaggttaatggaggcccagagaagtgaagcggctagcctgaggtcacccagcagacaggtggcggagccgggattagaatccaggtccttctgagtcgcGGCtgtgggctctaaccattagacgaCGACGCTCCCTCCCTGTCTGGGGAGGACCCGTGGCCTGAAGCGGGGCAGGTAGCCCGGTCGGCCCGGGGCCGGAGATTTGCGGAGCCTTAATGAGGCTCCCTGGGGCAGAATGAGGACTGGCCCCCGTTTGCGGGAGCCCCCCCAAGGGCCCCCAACCCCCGGGGCCGTTCGTGGATGAGACCGGTCCAGTCAGAGACCAGTACCGTCCCTGGGGGAGAGTCTGCCGGGCTTAAAATCCGATTTATTTCCTGTCCTCCACCTCAGCGAGCCAGGGCTGATGGACCTAAGACCGACCGATCGgcgaggaaaaggagagagcggCGGAGACCAGAAGACTCCAGACTACCGCATGTAAGCGAGGTTAGCCGTcgtcgaaggtatttattgatcgcctggtgtgcgcagagtactgtactaagcgcttgggagagtacaatggaacggagctggtagacacgttccccgcccccgacgagcTTACGACCCGGGGGGTGAGCGGTCGACGAGTCGGTTACGCCGTGTATCGTAGCGGGCGGTTATTCGGGCAGCCCGGCCTGGAGGttgggagacttggattctaatccctcctccaccgcctgtctgccgtgggacctcggccaagtcacgtcgctccacccctccgggcctcggttccctcctcggtCGAAGCGGCCTGGGGTTGAGATGTGGGAGTTCGCAAGGGGTGGCctgttggaagaggtgagatttgagGGAGTCTGGTGGAGTTTTGGGGGACGGGACTTCCAAACTGAGAACGCTGCGCGGTTGGGGATGCAGGGGAGAGGATTAAAAGGGAGTTAGCTTGCATGGAACAAGAAGAGAAATGATacgtaataataacggtgatatttgATGAAGtgattattccttcattcattcaatagtatttattgagtgcttactatgtgcagagcactgaactaagcgcttggaatatacaactgggcaacaaatagagacagtccctgcccggggacgggcttacagtctaatcgggggagacagacaaaaacaaaatgacataaacacgataaatagaatcaagaatactgTGTACCAAACTCTatagtagatataggataataataataatgctggtatttgttaagcgcttactatgtgcagagcacggttctaagcgctggggtagacacaggggaatcaggttgtcccacgtggggctcacagtcttcatccccattttacagttgagggaactgaggcacagagaagttaagtgactggcccacagtcacacagctgacaggtggcagagccgggattcgaactcatgacctctgactccaaagcccgtgctctttccactgagaaagtCAGACCTGGGGACGGGCTTAGGGTGGAAGGCGAGTAGCTTGGTTTTAaaccggaagcagtgtggcctagtgggaagagcccaggcctgggaatcagaggacctgggttcttatcccggctctttCAGTggctgactgtgtgaccttgggcaagtcagttcacttcctctgtgccttagttctcctgttgtccctcccatttagactgtgggccccccgGGTCCAACCTAACCCAGCGTTCAGAAGAGTGTCTGAcagatagtaaacgctcaacaaatacctctaaAAAAGAAACGTCGTGGAGGAGGTAGCTGGATATCTCAAGGGGAGGAGTTTGGAGCCAagagagctgggagtggggaggtggatgaggaattctaccgtgagccccgtgtgggacagggactgcatccaacctgcttaacttgtctgtaccccggcgctcagaacagtgcgcgGCCCGTAATTGGaactgttaagcactaactatgtgccagactccgtactaagcactgaggtagacaccagatgatcacgttggacaccgtctctgtcccacatggggctcacggtcttaatcctcattttacagatggggagagtgaggcacagagaaattaagtgacttgcccaaggtcacaggcggtggagcctggattaaaacccaggtcctctgactcccaggcctggactctttcctccAGTCGGTcacgtttactgagtgctcactgtgtgcagagcactgtactaagcactagggagagtacaataccctcTGTgggagcggcatggctcagtggaaagagcccgggcttgggagtcacgggtcgtgggttctaatcccagctcggccactcatcagctgtgtgactttgggtgagttacttaacttctctgcgcctcagtcacctcagctggaaaatggagagtaagactgtgagccccacgtgggacagcctgattaccttgtacctaccccggcgcttagaacagcgcttggcacctagtgagcgcttaacaaataccaactctattattattgcaacggacacatttcctgcccccagagaactgacagtctagagagggaatgaagccacgctgctcttcaagtaagcatattaagtacttaacagatacgattACAGAAATGATGGGTCAATCGatcttttttattgagcgcttaccggatgcaaagcactgcgctgagcgcttggagagtgcgatgtaacggagtcggtagacgggttccctgtcGGCAGGGAGCTTGGCTCGGGCTGTGGATTCTTTATCCTGACAATTCTCCGTCTGTCTACAGGaagccctccgcctctccccgccaTGGTCCTCGTCTCCGGGTTAACCGAATCCCGCTCAGGcccggaggtggagggagaagggatctgAGGCGTTCCAGCCAACCCGCCGATTTCATCTCTCCGACGGTGCCGTCCTTGGGCGGACGCTCAGGTTCTCAGCGGGGGCTTCCGGCCAGATGTCAGACGACACGGCCAACCGCCCGGCGGCGAGGGGATTCCTGCTGCTGGGATTCTCGGAGGTCCGGGGGCTGCGGCCGGTCCAGGCCGCGCTGTTCCTCCCGGTCTTCCTGGCGGCCCTGACGGGGAACCTCCTCATCGTCGCCGTCACCGTCCTCGACCGCCGCCTCCACACGCCCTTGTACTTCCTCCTCGGGAACCTGGCCCTCGTCGACCTCCGCTACGTCTCCGTCACCGTCCCCAAATccatccccgactccctctcGAACGGCAACTCCGTCTCCCCGCCGGCCTGCGCCGCCCAGGTCTTTCTCGTGATCTTCTTGATCGGATCGGAGATGGCCCTGCCGACCGTCACGTCCCACGACCGCCTCGTGGCCGTCTGCCGCCCCCTGCGCTATGACACCGTCGTGCACCGCGGGGCCTGTGCCTCCGTGCTGGCCGCCTCCTGGCTCAGCAGCGGCCTGAACGCCGCCCTCTACGCGACCGGCGTCTTCTCCCTGTCCTTCTGTGCCCCCAACGTCGTCCACCAGTTCCTCTGCGACGGCCCCCAGTCGCTGAGGCTCGCCTGCTCCTCCGGCCAAGGGGCCCAGAAGCTGAGTTTAGCCACGACCGTCGGCTTACCCTTCTTCTGCTCCGTGCTCGTCGTCGTCTCGTACGCGCGCATCTTCCGGGCCGTGCTGAGGATGCCGGCCGCCGAGGGCCGGggcaaagccttctccacctgcccgCCCCACCTCGCCGTCGTCACCCTTTTGGTCACCTCCGGCTCCTCTGCCTACCTGAAGCCGATATCCGACTCCCCCTCCGCGCTGGAACTCAAGCTGTCCGTGTTCTACTCCGTGTTGCCCCCCACCttgaaccccctcatctacagcctgaggaaccgcGACGTGAAGATGGCGATGGAGAAACTCTTAGGgcagaagccccccccccccgg contains:
- the LOC100084902 gene encoding olfactory receptor 14A16-like, with amino-acid sequence MSDDTANRPAARGFLLLGFSEVRGLRPVQAALFLPVFLAALTGNLLIVAVTVLDRRLHTPLYFLLGNLALVDLRYVSVTVPKSIPDSLSNGNSVSPPACAAQVFLVIFLIGSEMALPTVTSHDRLVAVCRPLRYDTVVHRGACASVLAASWLSSGLNAALYATGVFSLSFCAPNVVHQFLCDGPQSLRLACSSGQGAQKLSLATTVGLPFFCSVLVVVSYARIFRAVLRMPAAEGRGKAFSTCPPHLAVVTLLVTSGSSAYLKPISDSPSALELKLSVFYSVLPPTLNPLIYSLRNRDVKMAMEKLLGQKPPPPGGGFPLDDQLLGLRPAVCRNKNNKNE